The sequence below is a genomic window from Lolium perenne isolate Kyuss_39 chromosome 7, Kyuss_2.0, whole genome shotgun sequence.
AGGTACTGTAAACAACAAAACTTGCCCTCATTTGCAGATCTTCAAGAAAACCATGAACTGCTAACTGAAAGTTTGAAAAAATAACTTGAGTCCTAGAAGCTGGCGACATGGAAATTCCAACCAATCTTGTCATATGATTGCAGTTCTGCTACTTATTTCCATAGCCATGCTAAGCTGCTAAATATCTCTGTCATCATATCCCTccttctgacttgttattttactCTTGATATCACACAACATAGAAACATTGAAGTAATCCGGTTTCTCTTCGCCAAATCTGTCACAAATGGAGAGTGAGAGTTATGCTACAAATAATGATGAAAGAGAATGGCCACCCCCCGAAGAAACAGAAGAGGTTTTATTACTCATTTTTATTGAAATATCTGCATACATAGATACGTTTTTCGGACTAAACACATATTTCATGTTGTGCACCAGGAAATCTCTGAGAAACATGCACAAATGAAAATAGCATGCTCACCGGGAAGGTTCGGGGCCACCATGAAACGTTTATCACCAGCCCACAAAGAAGCAATCTCATCAAATACCAGTTTTGGAGGGCTCACACATATGCACCCAGTGCAACTCCGACGTCCCATGATGGTGAGGCTTGCCAAGCGCTACAGGAGTGACAAGCAGTCTATCTACATCGGTGGTACCGACATTCCAATCACTCTAACAGATGTAAAGCAAATAATGGACCTTCCGATAGAAGGGAAAGACAtaattgtccatatgcaacaacctTTTGACAAAAAATTGTTGGATGCTTATGGAAGTGAAGGGAAACTTTTAATTTCTCACCTTGAGAAACTCATTATAGCATCCAAAACTCCTGATGATCATTTCATCAGGACATTTGTGTTGTACACTATCGGCGTTATTCTAGCACCAACAACAAAGGGCTACGTTAAGAAGAAATATTTAAAAATTGTTGAGAACGTGCTAGACATTCCCAAATTTAGCTGGGGATTTTTCACATTGAACAATTTGTTTAGTTGCATCTGTAAGTTTAATGAAGACGATGACCAGGCTCTTCAAGGAAATCTACCTTTGCTGCAAGTATGTGCCACAACACTAGTTTAATATTCTACAATTAATGACATGATGCATGCTTCTTTATCATTGATCAGCTAATGTATGCTATAGGTTTGGTACTGGGAGCATGTCCGTGCTGGCTCTGTTATCTATTCTGCTATACAACCTCCGCTGCTGGCACGTTGGAATGAAGACATTGCAAAACTTAGAACAGATGCTTATGGTTCTGGCAATCTAGATCGAGGAGTGGTACCTTTCTACACATGATTTTTATATTTAAGATTATTTGTTTCTTAAGACTGATGAATTCTACCTTGTGCAAGGTTACCAAACAAATTTGTGCGCCAAATGGACCGACAAACACTACAAATGGTCATGCTACCTACACAAATAAAATCGTGGATAAAGATGTTACCTATCGAGCACAACCACAATGTCAAACTATTAGTAGCCAACAAGTAAGTCTTTGGTTCCTTTTCTATATCACAGAAAGGATACATGAAATTTAATCATTTAGCTTTGTACACAACGGGTTGCTATTTTATTTTTCACAGATGGATATGATACTTCAAACCATCGACGAGCGCATTTCACATCATGAGAAGAAGATAGGCAGGCAACTAATGGAAATAGAGCACAAACTTGACGCCAAACTAATTGCCATAAATGAGGACCTGATAGATATTAAGAGAACCAATGGAGCACAACCTAGGCTGTCAAAGGCGGAGGACGAACTTAGAGACGTCAAAAAAGAACTCGAGGTAACCGATACGGCAACATCAAATTTTCCCATATATCTTACTATGTATGCATAACATGTGTTCTTTTGTACAGGAAATGAAATTCCTAATTCGGACAAATACACAACCATCAGCATCAAAGGATACATACGTCCAGGTGATAATCACGGCTAAACAAATTGATAAAATAAACAAATTCTTGATCAATGATCAACGACTTTTGCTTGTAGGAGCAAGTCAATCGAGGAGAATATGACTTGCGACCATATCCTCGggctcaagcatcgacgacaATGTTTAGTGATACTACTGCAAGAACACCAAGCGCAAAGCACGTCGTGCCAAACAAGGAGTGTGACAAACGCAAACAGCCGCGAAAGCCTATATTCGACGATGATTACAACATTACAGATGAAGACATGGAAGTGGCACTTTTCCTCCGCGAGAGTTACGATGTTGCTGAAGTAGCCAACATTGGAGAATGTGTCCTAAAAGTCTACCAGCTGAAGCCATGCGTGAACAAAGGATTCTTTTACGACCAGGTGAGCCCCCTTATGCCGCAACCTCTATGAATTATTCCAACTTGTGGCGTATGTTACATAAATGCAACTTTCGCAGGTTATTGATGCATATGCACACATAAGCAATGTTGAGACTGCTACGACATCAGTCTTAACAACAGCAGAAAGCAGGAAGCTGTTACAGGAATGTCGGGGTTTAACTCCCAAAAGACCCAGAAGCTGGGTTGAACGTATAGCGAAGAAATTTGTAGGGCGCCGAATGGTACATACATCTCCTGGATTTTTTATTTCGTAAACACAAACAAGATGAAACATTTCATCTCCTCGGTCCTATCAACATGGCTTCTAATAGCCCTTATCTAGTCTTGCATTTATTTTTCGGCAGGTGCGCGTCCCACTCAATGTACATAAATCCCATTGGCTTCTACTAGTCTTTAATTTCGACAAGGAAGAGGTTTAGGTCCTCAACTCCCACCAAGCATATCATGACGAAGAGTCGGAAAGAGACctggtgttgaccaccaaaacccaccggcgagtagcgatgggcaacacgtagagccgggaggctcccaggactgctggtgggccctggtcactcgggcgacggcccacaatgctccggcacgcacgtccgatgctggtgcaagggcgtgccacctgacctatacctggtcagaaaggtgatggattgcttcgactagtttcctgcatggcatacacgtaaacattaaatacgagcctcgatcggctcttaggttatcctgtgaatcggctcaaggagccgatccacccatgattcgtatgagatctacgataacatggtggtcctgcttgatccatattaagttaaaacgatctacgacgatttagggttttcaccacataaccggaacgtcctacacgtaattgagcctggcagaaacGAAAGATGATaacaaaccaaccctagacaaggcctaaaaaccaacgtggagttgattcccggaacgtcCTCTCTAGGATCAGTAAattacaccttacgcactactggatcattcaacccgtttgcaaggcctaactatgtagatatcaaactaatccttgaagaacaaggagcaatcataacggatcggatctactaaacaaggatcaagcaaggtgctgcccttacacctaatatgggtgcaagggcagctagatatctagggatagcataactaagcaaatacatcaagaaagtaccgatgctaaccctaaaatatctatgataacggtgctgctcgccatcaaaaaggcttcagcacgagcaacacataaacagcgaataaacaagatactgcctagatcgcaagatgcgatctaggtagcatagcgcttacccggaagaaaccctcgaaacaaggggtggcgatgcgcctagattggtttgttgtgaacgtgatcgtcctcctttctcaataaccctagatacatatttatagtccgtagactctctaacttgggaataatcccaaccgtgtacgagctaaactctatcttttaatcctaaccgacacgtatcctactataatttacagatacacgagcaatttggcccaaactctttatacaaggccaattcatgaataatttccatgcatattctctaagcccatctcaatcacggcccacctctgattcggttaaaatctggtgataacacatgccccctggttttggtaatgataattccaaaaccactctattttttcttcgtcgggtcatgtcgtggcagagcagaaccgtcgcagtatccttcatcatgatgccttgccttctcaacttctccgcatgatttgacagtttttccttcccttttttttctttttggcaccactttctcggaaactgctgtggcattaaatctccactatatcccctttatttaaccgcaccgaacagttcgcctcttcatccccttgctctgtactagccatcggcacaaaaaaaccctctcccctgcaccatgtcttcctcttcctcctcctccgcctcgtcgggtctctctttccagtcctcctcctccagcgagccgatacCAGAGCACGTCCTGATGGCGCAATACGAGAAGGAGGCTCCCGAGCATTGGGACGACGAAGAATGGGACTTCACCGTCAGGGTGAACGACGACCTGCCCCTAGCTGCCGTCGGATCAGACGACGAcctgtccctgaccgacggggaggcggacctccagttcctcgtcgacggggaattggagggagagagcgaggacgacctctacttccgggccagcttcacctcctacgacgaggaggaggaagaggaggaggacgactcctctgacgagtacccgccggcaaagcgcttccgcgcttggtcggaggacgacgatgacgatgatgaagaggaggaagaagccccggccgagggctacgacagcagcgacgaggagcttgccggaagcagcgccgacggcaactacgacggcgacgatgaggccaTCGACGGCCCCTAGAATAGGAactactagtataggactagtagtagttcttgagcaatcggctcttcttttgttcttccttccttgagcaatcggctcttcattgtaaaaaaccccctttattaatgaagaagtgtttCCAATTAAtcctgccgatagtcaaagtaagtcaacgcgcaaagagccgatggcagcgcatcggtctttaccataaaacgcgattaaggccaaatcagttgcctatttacACGGTAATCTGCAACCTTCGTCTGAGAGAATAAAATCAGATCCCCCAAATTGCCGTCCAAACAGGTCCAATTTGCGTCCACGCAAACCttagatctcaaacgcacagattcaactcctcagcgaatccaatgggagaatcatcccaatgccacggtctctggcctgaaaataatctgttaactgctcaattgagcttgttcctctagagtcgatggcggtgcatcggctttttagtctgaagtcgatgtctgtacatcggctgtacttgtatccatatttctaaagttgatgtctgtgcatcggctgtgatttgtatataatttttttttactggccgattttatgcatcggcccccatatttcactgtccgtcatccaacatgcttgggaaatatttcttgagatgttgaccattgacagctactgggaatttaacaccgtccagctgctcgagcatgtatacattacccttcaaaacctggtcgactctgtacggaccgtgccagttaggagaccatttaccatatgctttatccttagtccctaatggcaacacagcttcccatactagatcaccaacctgaaactcctttggtctaaccttcttattgtatgcgcgggctacattggctttgttctctttaatcttctccaacgaccaaagtctgagttccgttgaatcctcaatagtatcactcatcagggctgcatattcttgagctgttagatcattctgaaacgtaacacgtctcgatccagccata
It includes:
- the LOC127304041 gene encoding uncharacterized protein; the protein is MVRLAKRYRSDKQSIYIGGTDIPITLTDVKQIMDLPIEGKDIIVHMQQPFDKKLLDAYGSEGKLLISHLEKLIIASKTPDDHFIRTFVLYTIGVILAPTTKGYVKKKYLKIVENVLDIPKFSWGFFTLNNLFSCICKFNEDDDQALQGNLPLLQVWYWEHVRAGSVIYSAIQPPLLARWNEDIAKLRTDAYGSGNLDRGVVTKQICAPNGPTNTTNGHATYTNKIVDKDVTYRAQPQCQTISSQQMDMILQTIDERISHHEKKIGRQLMEIEHKLDAKLIAINEDLIDIKRTNGAQPRLSKAEDELRDVKKELEEMKFLIRTNTQPSASKDTYVQEQVNRGEYDLRPYPRAQASTTMFSDTTARTPSAKHVVPNKECDKRKQPRKPIFDDDYNITDEDMEVALFLRESYDVAEVANIGECVLKVYQLKPCVNKGFFYDQVIDAYAHISNVETATTSVLTTAESRKLLQECRGLTPKRPRSWVERIAKKFVGRRMVRVPLNVHKSHWLLLVFNFDKEEV